TGCCTGTGCTCCTCTCAAATCCTCTCCCTGCAGGAGCACGGCCTGGATTTCCAGCGGCTCCTGGATGCCAGTGCCTACAAGGAGCAGTACCGGCAGGACATGATCCGTTGGGGCGAGGAGAAGCGCCGCGCCGATCCCGGATTTTTCTGCCGCACCGCGGTGCGGGGTGCAGCACAGCCGGTGTGGGTGAGCAAGGATGGGTATGGGGGGCTCGTGGGGAGGTCAGGGGGGCTCAGGGTGGGTGCTGACACTGGGGGTTTGTGCAGGTGGTGAGTGACACGCGGCGCCTCTCGGATGTGGAGTGGTTCCGGGATGCCTACGGGGACGCGGTGCTGACCGTGCGTGTGACGGCCACCGAGGagacgaggaggaggaggagttgGGTCTTCGTGGCGGGTGAGCGAgagctgcttcctgctgtgtGCCGGAGCCACCGGCAGGGCTGGCACCATGGTGCCCTGTGGCATGGCTGTCCCCTGTCCCTATAGCCGTTCCCTATCCCCTCTGCCATCCCATCCCTATAGCTGTCCCGAGTCCCTATAGCCATCCCCTGTCCTTATAGCTATCCCCTATCCCCACTGCAGTCCCCTGTCCCTATAGCTGTTCCCTATCCCCTCTGCCATCCCATCCCTATAGCTGTCCCGTGTCCCTATAGCCATCCCCTGTCCTTATAGCTATCCCCTATCCCCACTGCAGTCCCCTGTCCCTATAGCcctcccatcccctctgctATCCCCTATCTGCCACCCCCTGTCCCTATAGCTgtcccctgctgccatctgttccCACTGCCATTCCTTGTCCCCATTGCTgtcccccatccccacacccaCCCCTGGCAGCAGGACCTGCAGTTTCTGCTTAAAGCCCCGCAGCACCAAGCAGAAGATGGGGGATCCTGACCCA
Above is a genomic segment from Meleagris gallopavo isolate NT-WF06-2002-E0010 breed Aviagen turkey brand Nicholas breeding stock unplaced genomic scaffold, Turkey_5.1 ChrUn_random_7180001880705, whole genome shotgun sequence containing:
- the PMVK gene encoding phosphomevalonate kinase, with protein sequence MLCYVVPCRAVSHCAPHHSLPHNRCLCSSQILSLQEHGLDFQRLLDASAYKEQYRQDMIRWGEEKRRADPGFFCRTAVRGAAQPVWVVSDTRRLSDVEWFRDAYGDAVLTVRVTATEETRRRRSWVFVAGVDDAESECGLDQGVTFDWVITNDGDGAALGAQLEALLQDVRSRL